One genomic segment of Brevibacillus laterosporus LMG 15441 includes these proteins:
- a CDS encoding M23 family metallopeptidase, producing the protein MNLKKQAIALVTILSLVVGVSSAYAKTLPTESKTLSRGYSDKHKALDIIPKSGTKAGDKIMAAYDGKVVQAGFHSSKTKGASYGYLVVIDHTVDKKKIQTWYAHLDKEPLVSTNDKLKEGDQIGVMGTTGDSTGVHLHFEVRSGSGFNHSNERLNPSDYFPEYKVKKSLIGDFEEIEDHGELDLSEGTFYSIEEIREMTPEQREELGIPLE; encoded by the coding sequence ATGAATTTGAAAAAGCAAGCAATAGCACTGGTTACAATTCTATCACTAGTAGTTGGAGTAAGTTCTGCATATGCCAAAACGTTGCCAACAGAATCAAAAACACTATCCCGGGGCTATAGTGACAAGCATAAAGCACTCGATATTATTCCTAAGAGTGGTACAAAGGCTGGAGATAAAATTATGGCAGCCTATGATGGAAAAGTAGTTCAAGCAGGCTTCCATAGTAGTAAGACAAAGGGTGCAAGCTATGGATATCTAGTTGTCATTGATCATACTGTTGACAAAAAGAAAATCCAAACATGGTATGCTCATCTAGATAAAGAACCACTAGTTTCTACTAACGACAAGCTTAAAGAAGGTGATCAAATTGGAGTAATGGGGACTACTGGTGATTCAACAGGCGTTCATTTACATTTTGAAGTGAGAAGTGGTTCTGGTTTTAATCATTCAAATGAGCGTTTGAACCCATCTGATTATTTCCCAGAATATAAAGTAAAGAAAAGCCTTATTGGAGATTTTGAAGAAATAGAAGATCATGGTGAACTTGATTTAAGTGAAGGAACTTTTTACAGCATTGAGGAGATTAGAGAAATGACCCCTGAACAACGGGAAGAACTAGGGATTCCTCTTGAATAG
- a CDS encoding PLAT/LH2 domain-containing protein yields the protein MASLAAPIEVQEKVAAFPEKIGISYDDGYKNTVIIETDSEADSDTDANISIALYGYKYRTDAIALQGIFEAGDKETFYLFTEKPMDGKGYGLSWEKDEWKPAWKIKSVTINGTYYKIDEWMGLKGSHDSITR from the coding sequence ATGGCATCACTTGCTGCACCTATCGAAGTTCAAGAAAAAGTGGCAGCCTTTCCTGAAAAAATTGGTATTTCATACGATGATGGGTATAAAAATACTGTCATTATAGAAACCGATTCAGAAGCGGATTCTGACACTGATGCCAATATTAGTATCGCACTGTACGGGTATAAATATCGTACCGATGCTATAGCACTTCAAGGTATTTTCGAAGCGGGAGATAAGGAAACGTTTTATCTATTTACAGAGAAACCAATGGATGGAAAGGGGTATGGATTATCTTGGGAGAAAGACGAATGGAAGCCAGCTTGGAAAATCAAGTCTGTCACTATTAATGGCACGTACTACAAGATAGATGAATGGATGGGTTTAAAAGGTTCACACGATTCGATTACAAGATAA
- a CDS encoding Ger(x)C family spore germination protein → MMRQILIIVMMLFALSPISGCGYTTIENMTLTLVIGIDLDDDGNLVFGISSPVFSKEAKDKEEEFEVRATTLRHAREGFDKRALGLTTAGKTQIVIIGKKLAKQKDWSILLDPFYRDTKSSATARVVYYDGSIDEIIHYTPKDKPRLPLYLSNLVETGLFRNETTKTTLQEFHRQLKDDGITPSITVIRKEEELALAGTALLDKDSRVKMLVDSDEGKLIYILRKKTRGEFPFSLHLPNAPGQAVDKVDTKRISVNLQSIKTTTQARYERDRFIFDVNVHSTATISERLFPFNVMESPEELEKMIEENLEQKFSKMIRKLQKAKIDPAGFGMYARAYTYPQWRKVKENWLDNFQKSRVNIKVNVKIIGMGSVK, encoded by the coding sequence ATGATGCGCCAGATATTGATAATCGTAATGATGCTGTTCGCCCTTTCTCCCATCTCGGGCTGTGGCTATACGACGATCGAGAATATGACATTGACACTGGTTATTGGGATTGATCTGGATGATGACGGGAATTTGGTATTCGGGATCTCAAGTCCGGTCTTCTCGAAAGAAGCGAAAGATAAGGAAGAAGAGTTTGAGGTTCGTGCAACTACCTTGCGACATGCACGCGAAGGCTTCGATAAGCGGGCTTTGGGCTTGACTACGGCAGGCAAAACACAGATCGTGATTATTGGAAAAAAACTGGCCAAGCAGAAGGATTGGTCGATATTGCTTGATCCATTCTATCGAGATACGAAAAGCTCGGCCACGGCGCGTGTCGTCTATTATGACGGTTCCATTGACGAAATAATACACTATACACCAAAAGACAAGCCTCGTTTACCATTGTATTTGTCAAACCTTGTGGAGACAGGTCTGTTTCGAAATGAGACGACCAAAACCACCTTACAGGAATTCCATCGCCAATTGAAGGACGATGGCATTACACCAAGCATTACGGTAATTCGCAAGGAGGAGGAGCTTGCCTTGGCCGGTACGGCGTTATTGGACAAAGATTCCCGCGTCAAAATGTTGGTTGATTCAGATGAAGGCAAGCTGATCTATATCTTGCGAAAAAAAACAAGGGGAGAATTTCCTTTTTCGTTACACCTACCGAATGCTCCAGGACAAGCCGTTGATAAAGTGGACACGAAACGAATTAGCGTCAATCTCCAAAGCATCAAGACAACAACGCAAGCTCGATATGAAAGGGACCGCTTCATATTTGATGTGAATGTTCATTCCACTGCTACTATTTCAGAGCGTCTATTCCCATTCAATGTGATGGAATCACCAGAGGAATTGGAGAAAATGATTGAAGAAAATCTGGAACAAAAATTCTCTAAAATGATTCGCAAACTGCAAAAAGCGAAAATTGATCCAGCCGGATTCGGTATGTACGCACGAGCGTATACCTATCCCCAATGGAGAAAGGTGAAAGAGAACTGGCTGGACAACTTCCAGAAATCAAGAGTAAATATTAAGGTGAATGTAAAAATCATTGGTATGGGGTCTGTCAAATGA
- a CDS encoding GerAB/ArcD/ProY family transporter, with protein MSGHRKYRISFMQYTLLIHGIQVATSVLSLPRQLAEIASTDGWIALVLSWLVNLILSIIMVAVMAQYPEDTFFQLLERLFGKIISKLLIALITLHFAFSAWSTFVSTLLYIKAWFLPMTPIPFIMLVIVIPAYITARKHILAIARYCEVVFFLTIWMAPVLLIPLREGYFIHLLPVIKEGWEPILQAMPTTTKAYLGFEILFIIYPYLRRKDLAVHGIVLGNTLTMLIYVFSTLVCFIFFSPEEILDYNQPVLNLLKLIEFRFLERFDIIFLAIYLFVISTSLIPFIYCASVSGASLFGTKNHGPYALAICIGTVLIASWLKPSWIESLRWNQWASYLGLIVSYLLPVLLYLYIKVYQKWTPREASR; from the coding sequence TTGAGTGGACATAGGAAATACCGCATCAGCTTTATGCAGTACACCTTGTTGATTCACGGTATTCAAGTGGCAACCAGCGTCCTGTCCTTGCCACGTCAGCTTGCGGAGATAGCCTCCACGGATGGCTGGATTGCGCTGGTGCTGTCTTGGCTGGTTAATCTGATATTAAGCATCATTATGGTGGCTGTAATGGCGCAATACCCGGAAGATACTTTTTTTCAATTGTTGGAACGACTCTTTGGCAAAATCATCAGCAAGCTACTTATTGCGCTGATTACTTTACATTTCGCATTTTCGGCATGGTCAACATTTGTCTCAACTTTGCTGTATATAAAGGCATGGTTCTTGCCCATGACGCCGATCCCGTTTATTATGCTCGTGATCGTTATTCCTGCCTACATAACAGCGAGGAAGCATATTCTTGCTATTGCTAGATATTGTGAGGTTGTGTTCTTCCTAACAATATGGATGGCTCCTGTATTGCTGATACCACTGCGTGAGGGATATTTCATTCATCTGCTTCCTGTTATCAAGGAAGGCTGGGAACCGATCCTGCAGGCGATGCCGACAACGACGAAAGCCTATCTTGGATTTGAGATTTTATTCATCATCTATCCGTATCTTCGCCGCAAGGATCTGGCAGTTCACGGGATCGTGCTGGGCAATACCTTGACAATGCTTATTTATGTGTTCAGTACACTTGTTTGCTTTATTTTTTTCAGTCCAGAGGAGATTCTGGATTACAATCAACCTGTTTTGAACCTGCTGAAGCTCATCGAATTCCGCTTCTTGGAGAGATTTGACATCATTTTCCTGGCGATCTATCTATTTGTTATTTCGACATCGTTAATTCCATTTATCTATTGCGCCTCCGTCAGCGGAGCAAGTCTATTTGGTACAAAAAACCACGGCCCGTATGCACTTGCGATCTGCATCGGAACAGTTTTGATTGCCTCGTGGCTGAAGCCATCTTGGATTGAATCGTTGCGCTGGAATCAGTGGGCAAGCTATCTCGGCCTGATCGTTTCTTATCTCCTGCCCGTTCTACTTTATCTATACATCAAGGTTTACCAGAAGTGGACACCGAGGGAGGCGAGTCGATGA
- a CDS encoding spore germination protein yields the protein MPEQYGKVSEQLSDNTQRLKSIFSDAPDLVYRSIESPHADETMLVYFEGLIDMNSINNDVLRPLIESLSMTEGSLPISVGKIETESDMEQIEKLLLDGKSVLFLSGSTEAYILDTSGWPQRSIADPSIETSILGSHQGFVETGSQNIALIRRYIPNRELKIKQVKAGARCPVNLSIMYLQDVAAPEVLQELVQRIEGLDIDCIINTGELIELIEDSAFSPFPQLLVTERADSAASHILQGRYVVIVDRSPSVLVGPVSFVSFFQSVDDYNMRWIYASFIRLLRFFAFFVALFLPAIYISFITFNYEVIPIKLILSVAESRERVPFHPLLEAFIMEVTLEMMREAGIRLPAPIGQTVGLVGGIIIGQTAVQAGIVSNIMVIVVASTAIASFIMPNYDMGTAIRFLRFPMMLTAFLYGFIGIVSGGMLLVSHLTSLTSLGVSYGSPLAPIRFPDLKDTFVRFPLWLMRRRPAGSHPKQLRRQANNKPGGGNSS from the coding sequence AATCGATATGAACTCAATCAATAATGATGTCCTTCGTCCGCTTATCGAATCACTGTCAATGACGGAGGGCTCCCTTCCTATTAGCGTGGGCAAAATCGAAACAGAGTCCGATATGGAACAAATTGAAAAGCTACTCCTTGATGGCAAGAGTGTGCTGTTTCTTTCTGGTTCTACGGAAGCTTACATCCTTGATACAAGCGGATGGCCACAGCGATCGATTGCCGACCCATCGATCGAAACGTCTATTCTAGGCTCACATCAGGGATTCGTCGAAACGGGCTCACAGAATATCGCCCTAATTCGGCGTTATATTCCTAACCGTGAACTTAAAATTAAGCAGGTTAAAGCAGGGGCGCGTTGCCCGGTTAACCTATCTATTATGTATCTACAGGATGTGGCTGCTCCAGAGGTTTTACAGGAGCTTGTTCAACGCATCGAAGGACTGGATATCGACTGCATTATCAATACAGGCGAACTGATAGAGCTGATCGAGGATAGTGCATTTTCTCCGTTCCCTCAGCTATTGGTGACAGAGCGAGCTGACTCTGCTGCTTCTCATATTTTGCAAGGCCGATATGTCGTCATTGTTGACCGTTCGCCGAGTGTGCTTGTCGGACCGGTGTCGTTTGTATCATTCTTTCAAAGCGTAGATGATTATAACATGCGGTGGATCTATGCTTCCTTCATTCGCTTGCTCCGTTTCTTTGCTTTTTTTGTCGCCCTATTTTTACCTGCGATCTACATATCTTTCATTACTTTTAATTATGAGGTCATTCCTATTAAGTTAATCCTGTCAGTCGCAGAATCCAGAGAAAGAGTTCCGTTCCATCCGCTTCTAGAGGCATTCATTATGGAAGTAACACTGGAAATGATGCGAGAGGCAGGAATTCGGCTACCGGCTCCGATCGGACAGACCGTCGGACTTGTTGGCGGTATAATTATCGGGCAGACAGCCGTACAGGCGGGAATTGTCAGCAACATCATGGTTATCGTTGTTGCCTCTACGGCAATTGCATCCTTCATTATGCCTAATTATGATATGGGAACTGCGATTCGCTTCCTGCGTTTTCCGATGATGCTGACTGCTTTTTTATATGGCTTTATTGGCATTGTAAGCGGTGGCATGCTTCTTGTCTCTCATTTGACTTCGCTAACATCACTTGGAGTCTCATATGGTAGCCCGTTAGCTCCTATCCGTTTTCCCGATCTGAAGGATACATTCGTACGCTTTCCATTGTGGTTGATGAGAAGACGTCCAGCTGGATCTCACCCTAAACAGCTTCGACGGCAAGCTAATAATAAGCCGGGAGGAGGCAATTCATCTTGA